A section of the Oncorhynchus gorbuscha isolate QuinsamMale2020 ecotype Even-year linkage group LG04, OgorEven_v1.0, whole genome shotgun sequence genome encodes:
- the LOC124033369 gene encoding LOW QUALITY PROTEIN: endoplasmic reticulum mannosyl-oligosaccharide 1,2-alpha-mannosidase-like (The sequence of the model RefSeq protein was modified relative to this genomic sequence to represent the inferred CDS: deleted 1 base in 1 codon): protein MHSPSRKEFVSLTFTGSGNYNSKQWRRQSCWRKWKQLSRLQRNLILFSVALMLVCGIATYPTVTEHFRGLTVVVKEDEGHVRKLVIPEVLPESDKQNQPLVPEPPSEKQKRAPHKRGPPGLQNRLQKKGTGSDIQEEENPIQEAKKADKEKGEKPLVKRGALIEADRATEGGTAKEAENKVAVSAVEQEDHSHEPEFDRLEAVRDAFRHAWKGYKEFAWGQDELRPISKSYGEWFGLGLTLIDALDTMWILNLREEFEEAKTWVSTELSFNKNVDVNLFESTIRILGGLLSTYHLTGDTLFLDKAKDIGTRLMPAFNTPSKIPYSDVNIGKGTAHPPRWTSDSTVAEVTSIQLEFRELSRLTQDTRYRAAVDNVMQKVHKLEGKQDGLVPMFINTNSGQFTHLGVFTLGARADSYYEYLLKQWIQGGQKETELLEDYLQALEGVKKNLLKKSSPNSLTFVGELSHGQFSPKMDHLVCFLPGTLALGAHHGLPADHMELAKQLMETCYQMYAQMETGLSPEIVHFNMHEGSIRDVDVKLADRHNLLRPETVESLFYLYRFTKDRKYRDWGWEILQNFNKYTKVSTGGYTSINNVRDPEYPSPRDKMESFFLGETLKYFYLLFSDDPELVSLDKYVFNTEAHPLPIWPSAE, encoded by the exons ATGCACTCACCATCAAGGAAGGAATTTGTGTCTTTAACCTTCACTGGAAGTGGCAACTATAACAGCAAACAGTGGAGAAGACAGTCCTGCTGGAGG AAATGGAAACAGTTATCCAGATTGCAGCGCAACCTCATCCTCTTCAGCGTGGCTCTCATGTTAGTTTGTGGGATTGCCACTTACCCCACTGTCACAGAACACTTCAGAG GCCTTACTGTTGTTGTGAAGGAGGATGAGGGCCATGTTCGGAAACTGGTCATCCCTGAGGTCCTACCTGAGTCGGATAAACAGAACCAACCACTAGTACCAGAGCCACCTTCAGAG AAGCAGAAGAGGGCACCCCACAAGCGGGGGCCACCCGGCCTGCAGAACCGTCTGCAAAAGAAAGGCACCGGGTCAGATATCCAGGAGGAGGAGAATCCGATTCAAGAAGCAAAGAAAGCTGACAAAGAAAAGGGAGAGAAGCCACTTGTTAA GCGTGGGGCCTTGATTGAGGCTGACCGAGCAACTGAAGGAGGAACTGCCAAGGAAGCAGAGAACAAGGTGGCTGTCTCAGCAGTTGAGCAAGAGGACCATTCACACGAGCCAG aattTGATAGGCTTGAGGCAGTACGAGATGCTTTCAGACATGCGTGGAAGGGATACAAAGAGTTTGCCTGGGGCCAAGATGAGCTGAGGCCCATCTCTAAGTCCTATGGAGAGTGGTTTGGCCTGGGCTTGACCCTGATTGATGCCCTGGACACCATGTGGATCCTCAACCTCAGAGAAG AGTTTGAGGAGGCTAAGACCTGGGTGTCAACGGAGCTCTCCTTCAATAAGAACGTTGACGTGAACCTTTTCGAGAGCACCATCCGTATCCTGGGCGGCTTGCTGAGCACTTACCATCTGACTGGAGACACTCTGTTCCTGGACAAGGCT AAGGATATAGGAACGAGGTTAATGCCTGCCTTCAACACCCCGTCCAAGATCCCCTACTCAGATGTGAACATTGGGAAGGGTACGGCCCACCCCCCTCGATGGACGTCGGACAGCACTGTTGCTGAGGTCACCAGCATCCAGCTAGAGTTTAGGGAGCTGAGTCGCCTCACTCAGGACACACGCTACCGG GCTGCAGTGGATAATGTCATGCAAAAAGTCCACAAGCTGGAAGGGAAGCAGGACGGCCTCGTCCCCATGTTCATCAACACCAACAGCGGCCAGTTCACCCATCTGGGGGTCTTCACCCTGGGCGCACGAGCAGATAGCTACTACGAATACCTCCTTAAACAGTGGATACAGGGAGGCCAGAAGGAGACAGA ATTGCTGGAGGATTACCTGCAGGCCCTAGAGGGAGTGAAGAAGAACCTGCTTAAGAAGTCATCTCCTAACAGCCTGACCTTCGTAGGGGAGCTGTCCCATGGTCAGTTCAGCCCCAAAATG GACCACCTGGTGTGTTTCCTCCCTGGGACCCTGGCTCTAGGGGCCCACCACGGCCTGCCAGCCGACCACATGGAGCTGGCCAAGCAGCTGATGGAGACCTGCTACCAGATGTATGCCCAGATGGAGACTGGCTTGAGCCCTGAGATCGTCCACTTCAACATGCACGAGGGAAGCATCAGAGATGTAGACGTCAAG CTTGCAGACAGACACAACCTCCTTCGCCCTGAGACGGTGGAGAGCTTGTTTTATCTGTACAGGTTCACTAAGGACAGGAAGTACAGAGACTGGGGCTGGGAGATCCTCCAGAACTTCAATAAGTACACCAAG GTTTCTACTGGTGGCTACACATCCATCAACAACGTCCGGGACCCAGAGTACCCCAGC CCCCGGGACAAGATGGAGAGTTTCTTCCTGGGGGAGACTCTCAAGTacttctacctgctgttctcagATGACCCGGAGCTGGTCAGTCTGGACAAGTATGTGTTCAACACAGAGGCCCACCCCCTGCCCATCTGGCCTTCTGCTGAGTGA
- the LOC124033370 gene encoding collagen alpha-1(II) chain-like isoform X2, with protein sequence MYLSDKPNYLLIQTLLDLLHQELHLLIDPPDGTKEHPATTCLELWISQPNFTNGMYYIDPNQGSPADALLVYCDFTAAPKTCLSPLQPQVPVKAWLKDSGTNNSFHWLSSKEKGFQFEYLGPDVVQMRFLRLNSRLTSQNITYSCQHGNIQGPGEREPSQELHSRGRREAVFQFESEDLDLLPLRDLAVFGSSDLTQEFGFTVGPVCFS encoded by the exons ATGTACCTGTCAGACAAGCCCAACTACCTCCTGATCCAGACTCTGCTGGATTTATTGCACCAAGAACTGCACTTGCTCATAGATCCACCAGACGGCACTAAAGAACACCCGGCTACCACCTGCTTGGAGCTCTGGATCTCCCAGCCCAACTTCACTAATG GGATGTATTACATTGATCCTAACCAGGGCAGCCCAGCTGATGCCCTTCTGGTGTACTGTGACTTCACTGCAGCACCAAAGACCTGTCTGTCTCCGCTCCAGCCTCAG GTGCCAGTAAAAGCATGGCTGAAGGATTCAGGGACAAATAACTCATTTCATTGGTTGAGTTCAAAGGAAAAAGGCTTTCAG TTTGAGTATCTAGGACCTGACGTGGTGCAGATGAGATTCCTGAGGTTGAACAGCAGGCTCACCAGTCAGAACATCACCTACTCCTGCCAGCATGGGAACATACAGGGACCAGGCGAAAGAGAG CCCTCTCAGGAGCTGCATTCCAGAGGCCGTCGTGAGGCGGTGTTCCAGTTTGAGAGTGAGGACTTGGATCTGCTTCCCCTGAGAGATCTGGCAGTGTTCGGCAGCAGTGACCTCACACAGGAGTTTGGATTCACTGTTGGGCCTGTGTGCTTCAGCTAA
- the LOC124033370 gene encoding collagen alpha-1(II) chain-like isoform X1, which yields MYLSDKPNYLLIQTLLDLLHQELHLLIDPPDGTKEHPATTCLELWISQPNFTNGMYYIDPNQGSPADALLVYCDFTAAPKTCLSPLQPQVPVKAWLKDSGTNNSFHWLSSKEKGFQFEYLGPDVVQMRFLRLNSRLTSQNITYSCQHGNIQGPGEREVKFLADTQRQSYLGTLQDCVPSQELHSRGRREAVFQFESEDLDLLPLRDLAVFGSSDLTQEFGFTVGPVCFS from the exons ATGTACCTGTCAGACAAGCCCAACTACCTCCTGATCCAGACTCTGCTGGATTTATTGCACCAAGAACTGCACTTGCTCATAGATCCACCAGACGGCACTAAAGAACACCCGGCTACCACCTGCTTGGAGCTCTGGATCTCCCAGCCCAACTTCACTAATG GGATGTATTACATTGATCCTAACCAGGGCAGCCCAGCTGATGCCCTTCTGGTGTACTGTGACTTCACTGCAGCACCAAAGACCTGTCTGTCTCCGCTCCAGCCTCAG GTGCCAGTAAAAGCATGGCTGAAGGATTCAGGGACAAATAACTCATTTCATTGGTTGAGTTCAAAGGAAAAAGGCTTTCAG TTTGAGTATCTAGGACCTGACGTGGTGCAGATGAGATTCCTGAGGTTGAACAGCAGGCTCACCAGTCAGAACATCACCTACTCCTGCCAGCATGGGAACATACAGGGACCAGGCGAAAGAGAGGTGAAGTTCCtggcagacacacaaagacagagtTACCTGGGGACATTACAAGATTGCGTG CCCTCTCAGGAGCTGCATTCCAGAGGCCGTCGTGAGGCGGTGTTCCAGTTTGAGAGTGAGGACTTGGATCTGCTTCCCCTGAGAGATCTGGCAGTGTTCGGCAGCAGTGACCTCACACAGGAGTTTGGATTCACTGTTGGGCCTGTGTGCTTCAGCTAA